The following proteins come from a genomic window of Halorussus halophilus:
- a CDS encoding ferritin-like domain-containing protein, producing the protein MRNEINDFEIDGGDEGGNSSAENGSGSADSRREFLKKGFATSAIGFGLSAGSGAATGAQETTQGTVTTEEGRDDQRFVDTLNYALTLERLEATFYRRGLQEFSEDDLVNSRIGQRFGEEIQSSMYQRFEEIRDHEQAHVQTLTQTVESLGGDPVTADDVEFQFDLRNPRRFIRTAQTLETTGVSAYDGAIDTLSGNGELITAAASIATVEARHSSYLNTLTRRSPFPSAFDEPLEPDEVLELVQPFVVSDTMTTTQPTTTQ; encoded by the coding sequence ATGAGAAACGAAATAAATGACTTCGAAATCGACGGTGGGGACGAAGGGGGCAATTCATCAGCGGAGAACGGAAGCGGTTCGGCTGATTCCCGTCGAGAGTTCTTGAAGAAAGGGTTCGCCACGTCGGCGATAGGATTCGGACTTTCGGCGGGTTCGGGAGCCGCTACGGGAGCACAGGAGACGACGCAGGGAACTGTGACGACCGAGGAGGGTCGAGACGACCAACGGTTCGTCGATACGCTGAACTACGCGCTCACCCTCGAACGACTCGAAGCGACGTTCTACAGGCGCGGGCTACAAGAGTTCAGCGAAGACGACCTCGTCAACTCTCGAATCGGACAACGGTTCGGGGAAGAGATACAGTCGTCCATGTACCAGCGGTTCGAAGAGATTCGGGACCACGAGCAGGCGCACGTCCAGACGCTTACCCAGACGGTCGAAAGTCTCGGCGGCGACCCGGTGACCGCAGACGACGTCGAGTTCCAGTTCGACCTCCGAAACCCCAGGCGCTTCATCCGGACAGCCCAGACGCTCGAAACGACCGGGGTCTCCGCTTACGACGGTGCGATAGACACGCTGAGCGGGAACGGTGAGTTGATCACCGCGGCGGCGTCGATCGCTACGGTCGAGGCAAGACACTCGTCGTACCTCAACACGCTGACGCGGCGGTCGCCGTTCCCCAGTGCGTTCGACGAACCGTTGGAACCCGATGAGGTCCTCGAACTCGTTCAACCGTTCGTTGTCTCGGACACGATGACGACCACTCAGCCGACCACGACCCAGTGA
- a CDS encoding twin-arginine translocation signal domain-containing protein: protein MTRRTFLGGVATAGVAGLAGGRLQEDDDAIPSRFASAVEIDTENDTVTLPLYRGQSPMGNVFYVLFETTSLRRATRRGINWSPKLSNALGTDAVQQVDGRQPRARNRDQAGIAFRATPNFTPERNVVPGPEGFPLSTDTQPGATSETYTPLITRDQDVVYNAPHVANETGEHDNVVSIDRNAMEVTMALTAGFYEGQRTLYVSTEASAPDVAALEGATYAPALNAAPAAADRSTATSARESIIPVVNGPMGADNPNRQGLRSAVAGEGSPLNVVAEEQECGDPSFRSDCEALFYSPLWDVHPVVWTQQAIDEGQRRRLTSHQDAITAFRRGQLESGAPDGPVNDLLGGMRAAGALVNCPLILVG, encoded by the coding sequence GTGACCCGACGCACCTTCCTCGGCGGCGTGGCTACCGCCGGAGTGGCTGGGCTCGCAGGAGGTCGGCTACAAGAGGACGACGACGCGATTCCGTCGCGGTTCGCTAGTGCAGTCGAGATAGACACCGAGAACGACACCGTCACGCTCCCGCTCTACCGCGGCCAGAGCCCGATGGGAAACGTGTTCTACGTTTTGTTCGAAACGACCAGTCTCCGTCGCGCTACGAGGCGAGGAATCAACTGGTCGCCGAAGCTGTCCAACGCGCTCGGCACCGACGCCGTACAGCAGGTCGACGGACGACAACCCCGCGCCCGAAATCGGGACCAGGCGGGTATCGCGTTCCGCGCGACCCCGAACTTCACTCCAGAGCGCAACGTCGTCCCTGGCCCGGAAGGGTTCCCGCTCTCCACCGACACCCAACCGGGAGCGACGAGCGAGACGTACACCCCGTTGATTACGCGGGACCAAGACGTGGTGTACAACGCACCGCACGTCGCGAACGAGACGGGCGAACACGACAACGTCGTCTCTATCGACCGTAACGCGATGGAGGTGACGATGGCGTTGACCGCCGGGTTCTACGAGGGTCAACGAACCCTCTATGTCAGTACGGAGGCGTCCGCGCCCGACGTCGCGGCGCTCGAAGGCGCGACGTACGCCCCCGCCCTGAACGCGGCACCAGCGGCGGCGGACCGAAGCACGGCCACGTCCGCCCGCGAATCGATCATCCCGGTGGTGAACGGCCCGATGGGTGCAGACAATCCGAACCGGCAGGGGTTGCGGTCGGCAGTGGCGGGCGAGGGCAGTCCGCTCAACGTCGTTGCGGAGGAACAGGAGTGCGGTGACCCCAGCTTCCGGTCCGACTGCGAAGCACTGTTCTACAGCCCACTCTGGGACGTCCATCCGGTCGTGTGGACGCAGCAGGCGATAGACGAGGGCCAACGGCGACGGTTGACTAGTCATCAGGATGCCATCACCGCCTTCCGACGAGGGCAACTGGAGAGCGGTGCACCGGACGGTCCGGTCAACGACCTCCTGGGCGGCATGCGGGCGGCGGGGGCGCTCGTCAACTGTCCCCTGATACTCGTCGGGTGA
- a CDS encoding GNAT family N-acetyltransferase, whose translation MCELAIRRATAADAKELTSVLHSAYRENRELGFPAKAESVTESEVAEWSQEARIYVAESDRELVGGVRLEETEPERVKLSRLGVHEDWKGEGVGSRLLSHAEEVVREEDYETIWLTTPESHPYLPELYRRRGYEETEPYPLEYREYDEVVMEKSFRD comes from the coding sequence ATGTGCGAACTGGCGATTCGTCGAGCGACCGCCGCAGATGCGAAGGAACTCACGAGCGTCTTGCATAGTGCGTACCGGGAGAACCGCGAACTCGGCTTTCCGGCCAAAGCCGAATCCGTCACGGAGAGCGAAGTCGCGGAGTGGAGCCAGGAAGCGCGAATCTACGTCGCCGAGAGCGACAGGGAACTCGTCGGTGGTGTCCGACTCGAAGAGACGGAACCCGAACGTGTGAAACTCAGTCGCCTCGGCGTCCACGAAGACTGGAAAGGTGAGGGCGTCGGCAGTCGGCTACTGAGTCACGCGGAGGAAGTCGTTCGAGAGGAGGATTATGAGACTATCTGGCTGACGACACCAGAATCACATCCGTACCTTCCCGAGTTGTATCGGCGGCGAGGGTACGAAGAAACCGAACCGTACCCGCTGGAGTATCGAGAATACGACGAAGTCGTGATGGAGAAGTCGTTTCGAGACTGA
- a CDS encoding digeranylgeranylglycerophospholipid reductase, with product MTDHYDVVIAGAGPAGAQCARDVARRGYGVVVLEAEPEDQFPRQSNKSTAGTFPSMMGSFGIPDDVVMNYTDNVVLESPNEYFSRYQPGAVLEFADFKRYLVKDGRDKGAEYRFDSRVNKPVMEGGEIVGVRYAGKEEVYGDIIIDATGPAAPLAKKLGVVDLERQNQAIGVEFEMEGIDIDHPGYADLTDGMMLRLDHDLAPGGYSWIFHTGEDTAKVGLCYIQNQAHRDYGKEDMGIDDYLQYWLDSDPRFENAERIEGKQHRGSAHIQMPTGLSTDNFMAIGDTVPTIDPLWGEGIHTCMKSGRAAAVMADRCFMGEKRDTSAEELSIYDDLWHSDVAPKMRTRLLMTQLLYLAPNERYDTLLRDLKRVDADVLSEANGGSRAAIRKLIHWGDIPLLAEFAKERIGL from the coding sequence ATGACCGACCACTACGACGTCGTGATTGCCGGTGCTGGACCCGCTGGTGCGCAGTGCGCCCGCGACGTGGCCCGCCGAGGCTACGGCGTCGTCGTCCTCGAAGCCGAACCCGAAGACCAGTTCCCGCGCCAGTCGAACAAATCGACCGCCGGAACGTTCCCCTCCATGATGGGGTCGTTCGGCATCCCCGACGACGTGGTGATGAACTACACCGACAACGTCGTCCTCGAATCACCGAACGAGTACTTCTCCCGCTATCAGCCGGGTGCGGTTCTCGAATTCGCGGACTTCAAACGCTACCTCGTCAAGGACGGCCGCGACAAAGGTGCGGAGTACCGCTTCGACTCGCGGGTCAACAAGCCCGTGATGGAGGGCGGCGAAATCGTCGGCGTCCGGTACGCTGGTAAGGAGGAAGTGTACGGCGACATCATCATCGACGCCACCGGTCCCGCCGCGCCGCTCGCCAAGAAACTCGGCGTGGTCGATTTGGAGCGCCAGAATCAGGCCATCGGCGTCGAGTTCGAGATGGAAGGCATCGACATCGACCATCCCGGCTACGCGGATTTGACGGACGGCATGATGCTCCGTCTGGACCACGACCTCGCGCCCGGCGGCTACTCGTGGATTTTCCACACCGGCGAGGACACCGCGAAGGTCGGCCTCTGCTACATCCAGAATCAGGCCCACCGCGACTACGGCAAGGAGGACATGGGCATCGACGACTACCTGCAGTACTGGCTGGACTCGGACCCTCGCTTCGAGAACGCAGAGCGAATCGAAGGGAAACAGCACCGCGGGTCGGCCCACATCCAGATGCCGACCGGCCTCAGCACGGACAACTTCATGGCTATCGGCGACACGGTGCCGACAATCGACCCACTTTGGGGCGAGGGCATCCACACCTGCATGAAGTCCGGTCGCGCCGCCGCCGTGATGGCCGACCGCTGTTTCATGGGTGAGAAGCGAGACACCTCCGCGGAGGAACTGTCGATTTACGACGACCTCTGGCACAGCGACGTCGCGCCGAAGATGCGCACGCGACTGCTGATGACCCAACTACTCTATCTCGCGCCGAACGAACGCTACGACACGCTCCTGCGCGACCTCAAACGCGTCGATGCGGACGTGCTGAGCGAAGCGAACGGCGGGAGTCGGGCCGCGATTCGAAAGCTGATTCACTGGGGCGACATCCCGCTGCTGGCGGAGTTTGCGAAGGAACGAATCGGGTTGTAG